A genomic window from Bacteroidia bacterium includes:
- a CDS encoding recombinase family protein, with protein sequence MIKHSHNLTTEFQSAGNLNLTNNSTKPLKPKVIKLNNSSMPSPSKKRVAAYARVSVDSDELLQSLSIQISHYSSYIQANPAWEYAGVYADAGISGTSVKRRKDLQRLLADCEKGHIDIILTKSISRFARNTIDLLKIVRRLKELNVSIRFERESIDSLSADGELMLSILASYAQEESLSISENVKWSIRKKFAKGEFLAYNIYGYQWVDDHFEIIEKEAEAIRYMYRSFANGMLLTEISGALAKRGILNRKGLPFGKTSIHRILVQEKYRGFSILQRTFIDDHITHAKKINKGQLPRYEVQGTHPVIIDEKLYQQVKAERKRRKNKGAVRWRRATCFTGKIICGYCNNTLTYTPNSGNKELTQFQQGCYKCSNKRNNGAKACCSKNLPVYTLRQLCCTHLAPLANASEEEPFQEEWVETLIENIVVFTNTLEFQLKSGEVISTPWKNTARFDSWTHRKSMAKQSNNIKEVTS encoded by the coding sequence ATGATAAAGCATTCTCATAACCTGACAACTGAATTTCAAAGTGCTGGTAATCTTAATTTAACTAATAACAGTACAAAACCTTTGAAGCCAAAAGTTATCAAATTAAATAATAGCTCCATGCCATCCCCGTCTAAAAAGCGGGTAGCTGCTTATGCTCGGGTTTCAGTTGATTCAGATGAACTGCTACAATCTCTTTCTATCCAAATCAGCCATTACAGTTCATACATACAAGCAAATCCTGCATGGGAATATGCAGGTGTTTATGCTGATGCAGGAATATCTGGTACTAGTGTAAAAAGACGTAAGGACCTACAACGGCTACTTGCTGACTGTGAAAAAGGACACATTGATATTATCCTCACCAAATCAATCAGCCGTTTTGCACGTAACACTATTGATTTACTAAAAATCGTACGAAGATTAAAAGAACTGAATGTCTCAATTCGTTTTGAAAGGGAAAGCATAGACTCCTTATCTGCAGATGGAGAGTTGATGTTATCTATCCTAGCCTCTTATGCGCAAGAAGAAAGTTTATCTATTAGTGAGAACGTTAAATGGAGCATACGCAAGAAGTTTGCTAAAGGAGAATTTCTTGCTTACAACATTTATGGATATCAATGGGTCGATGATCATTTTGAAATTATTGAAAAAGAAGCTGAAGCCATACGTTATATGTATCGATCTTTTGCTAACGGAATGCTTCTTACAGAGATTTCTGGTGCATTAGCTAAAAGGGGGATATTGAATAGAAAAGGATTACCTTTTGGAAAGACCTCTATTCACAGAATATTAGTTCAGGAAAAGTATCGTGGCTTTAGTATCCTTCAACGCACTTTTATAGATGACCACATAACGCATGCTAAAAAAATAAACAAAGGCCAATTGCCTCGTTACGAAGTTCAGGGAACACATCCAGTCATTATCGATGAGAAACTATATCAACAAGTAAAAGCAGAACGCAAACGTAGAAAAAACAAAGGCGCTGTAAGATGGCGACGTGCCACTTGCTTCACTGGTAAAATAATATGCGGTTATTGTAATAATACTTTAACCTACACCCCGAACTCAGGAAACAAAGAACTCACTCAATTTCAACAAGGTTGTTATAAATGCTCCAACAAAAGGAACAATGGAGCAAAGGCTTGTTGTTCAAAAAACTTGCCTGTTTATACCCTTAGACAACTCTGCTGCACTCACCTAGCCCCCCTAGCAAATGCATCGGAAGAAGAGCCTTTTCAAGAAGAATGGGTAGAAACCCTCATAGAAAACATTGTGGTATTCACTAACACATTAGAGTTTCAGCTGAAATCTGGTGAAGTAATATCGACGCCTTGGAAGAATACTGCAAGGTTCGATTCTTGGACCCACAGAAAATCAATGGCAAAACAATCAAATAACATCAAAGAGGTTACATCATGA
- a CDS encoding recombinase family protein, which translates to MREIRVIPASPQFATAQEQNVLTQKRKVAGYARVSTDSEDQYSSYEAQVDYYTNMIKANAEWEFVGIYTDEGISGTSTARREGFRKMVDDALEGKIDLIITKSVSRFARNTVDSLSTIRKLKEHKVEVMFEKEGIRTFDSKGELLITIMSSLAQEESRSISENVKWGIRKRFADGEVSVSFTRLLGFQKGPDGKLEVNPEQAKIVKLIFSLFLNGGKYREIARLLEKEGYTTVSGNKHWSPSTIKSILMNEKYKGDALLQKYYTADFLARRPVINNGEIPQYYVKKNHEAIIDPKIFDLVQKEIKYRSGNWEMNMGKHIFSGRIKCGSCGANFGPKVWHSNQRYRKQIWQCNDKYIDRYNKCPTPHCTEELIKELFVKALNKLIQNKETLIKNFEEIKDEVFNPSQEKEQLNLAIEKRTNLITMLNQLTEENARVKLDQQVYQERYEEISIQYAETSKKITVLDETIKSKQYRKTKSELFLKELNKQKDIVTDFSDSLWISFVDYVTVYDNGDIRFTLKNGMEV; encoded by the coding sequence ATGAGAGAAATACGTGTAATTCCTGCATCCCCTCAGTTTGCAACAGCACAAGAGCAAAACGTATTAACCCAAAAACGTAAAGTTGCTGGTTATGCTCGAGTTTCAACAGACAGTGAAGATCAGTATTCATCGTATGAAGCACAAGTTGATTATTACACCAACATGATTAAAGCAAATGCTGAATGGGAGTTTGTTGGCATCTACACTGATGAAGGAATAAGTGGAACAAGTACCGCTCGTCGTGAAGGCTTTAGAAAAATGGTAGATGATGCACTGGAAGGAAAGATTGATTTAATCATAACCAAATCAGTTAGCCGTTTTGCCCGCAACACAGTTGATAGCCTTTCTACTATTCGTAAGCTCAAAGAACACAAAGTAGAAGTGATGTTTGAAAAAGAGGGAATCAGAACGTTTGATAGTAAGGGAGAGCTTTTAATAACTATTATGAGTTCTTTAGCCCAAGAAGAATCTCGTTCCATATCAGAGAACGTCAAATGGGGAATACGCAAACGTTTTGCGGATGGAGAAGTTTCAGTTTCATTTACCCGGCTTTTAGGATTTCAGAAAGGGCCTGATGGGAAACTTGAAGTTAATCCAGAACAAGCAAAAATAGTTAAACTTATATTTTCCCTATTCCTTAATGGAGGCAAATATAGGGAAATAGCTCGACTCCTAGAAAAAGAAGGTTACACAACAGTAAGCGGTAACAAACATTGGTCTCCGTCAACCATTAAAAGCATCCTCATGAACGAAAAATACAAAGGAGATGCTCTACTTCAAAAATATTATACTGCTGACTTTTTAGCTAGAAGACCTGTAATAAACAATGGAGAAATCCCACAATATTACGTTAAAAAAAATCACGAGGCAATTATCGACCCTAAGATATTTGACTTGGTCCAAAAAGAGATTAAATACCGCTCGGGTAATTGGGAAATGAACATGGGAAAACATATCTTTTCTGGGCGGATAAAGTGTGGCTCTTGTGGGGCTAATTTTGGTCCAAAAGTTTGGCACTCCAACCAACGTTACAGAAAGCAAATTTGGCAATGTAACGACAAATATATTGATAGATATAATAAGTGCCCTACTCCACATTGCACAGAGGAGCTAATCAAAGAATTATTTGTCAAAGCCTTAAATAAATTAATACAAAATAAAGAAACTCTTATCAAAAACTTTGAAGAAATAAAAGATGAAGTATTTAATCCTTCTCAGGAAAAAGAACAACTTAATTTAGCCATAGAGAAAAGAACAAACCTCATAACAATGCTCAACCAGTTAACCGAGGAAAATGCCAGAGTCAAATTGGACCAGCAAGTTTATCAAGAAAGGTATGAAGAAATTTCAATCCAATATGCAGAGACTAGCAAAAAGATAACAGTTTTAGATGAAACAATAAAAAGCAAACAATATCGCAAAACAAAGTCAGAGTTATTTTTGAAAGAACTTAACAAACAAAAAGATATTGTTACTGATTTTTCTGATAGTCTTTGGATTTCATTCGTAGATTATGTGACAGTCTACGATAATGGCGACATTCGCTTTACCTTAAAAAATGGAATGGAAGTTTAA